The genomic region ATAGGTGCTTATTCATGGCAAGATCTCGAAAAAAAAACAAGGCAGTAGCTCGCAGCATTGCACAGGAGAGAATCGAGTATCTATTCTCCCTTGCAAAAACAGAATTTCCAACGAATCCTGAAATGAGTAAAAGATATGTCTCTCTTGCACGTAAAATTGGGATGAGGCACAGGGTTAGTATTCCTTCAGAACTTAAAAGAACTTTTTGTAAAAGCTGTGGTTCACTATTAGTGCCTGGAAATAATTCAAGGGTGCGTCTGAAGGGTAACTCTATAATTATATCGTGTTTGGATTGTGGTAATATCAAAAGATATCCTTATGGTAAAGAAAAAAGTGAATGATTATGGATTTATCCATGCAAGCAATTTTGTTGCCAGAAAAGCCACAGCAAATATTATTGCTCCCATGGCTAAATAGAGAAATATATTCCTGAATACTACTTCTTTTTCGGAACCGGCTTTTATTCCAAGCCCGCCGCAGCACCCTCCTCCGCATGATGTGCAGGAAACATTGCTACTGGATTCAGATTCATTATCTGCTTTGTTCAATAAAGGAATTACTGTTTTTTCAGACATTGTATCATATTCTCTCCTTTATTCTATTAGCTCTTTTGCTACTATGGGATGATTACATCTGCTCTATGGTTTTGATATTTAAAAAATCAGACGACGAGAGGGGGATTCGAACCCCCGAGGCGCAAAGCACCACAGGATTAGCAATCCTGCGCCATACCGGGCTTGGCTATCTCGTCACATTTGTAGTGTTCGTTCCTAAATGCAATTCAGGTATTTAACGTTTTCCGGGTTTAAGTGACAGGCACGCCCGAAGTCGCTGCTTTTTCCATTATCAGGTGGTCTGAAATTTCTTCTCCACCCCGCAGCCCTCCAAGCGACGATTGTCTATGGTAGGCCTGCTCCCTTCCGGGCCTGGGCTGGTTCCCACAGTTAAGATATGAGTACATTCTCTCCAGAAAGCACCTATATCAACGTCATCCAAGCAGGACGGGGTTTCTCAGTTGAAATTACAGGTTTGAAAATGGTCCAAACATCTTCTTCAGGCTTCGTCCCCCGCGTATCGGCGATTTCGGGTTACAGGTAACGCCGGGCTACCCAGACTAGCCTGCCACCCTTAGATATGCATTACAGGTTATAAAAGTATCCATTAGTGGAATTTGTATCGGTGTCTTTGATAATGTTTTATTTATCCCGCGATTGACATGTAAAAGTAATATATAGAATGCTGGACAATATTAGATAGGAGGCCTAAAATGGAAGAATTGATTGGATTTGTAACTGGTAACAAAAATCGCCAGAAATTACTTGCTCTCTTAGGTTCTAAACATCAGCTTGATGCAGGAAAACTTGCCAAGAATATGCACATTGCACGTCCATCAGTGGAAAAAATTGTGGGTGAGTTACTCGAAAAAGAGTTGATAGTTCAGGAATCTGATATGTATATGCTTACAGAATTGGGAGAGTCTCTGGAACGCAAGGTTCAGAGCATTTAACTATATTCAACTCTCTTATTTTTTAGTATCAATCCTCAGATTCATATCAAGGTATCTGTTCTGAGTTTGATTCCACTCTCTGTTATTGCATATTCTTTTATGGAGCGCTTATGCTTTGCACCTCTGGATTTAGTAACACACATGTATCTGCGGTCTCTTGCTTTGGAATTATGTAATATTAGTACGGAATCCATGATAGATGAAATGTCTATTTTTTCATTTCCCGGACATTCAGAAGGGGCTATGTCTGTAGTGAACAAAGAAGTGATATTCTTACTTTTGAGGTAACTTGTAATTGAATATATGTATCCTCTAAGTTCAAGGATGTCAGGGATAGATATCTCCATGTGGTTAGTACCATCGAAAAAGACTCTTTTAATATCATTTAATTCTGTAATTTCCTTAATCCTGTCCGCATGCTCTGCAGGATACAATTGGTTTGGGTTTGTGCAGATAAAATGCAAAAGTCCATTGTCTATGTACTTTTCTAAGTTCCATCCTATCCTTCTGGAATCCAGTATCATTTGATGGGGTGTATCTTCAAAAGTTATGATCATTGCAGCTTCATTATTGTCTAACCCTTGCAATATGAATTGCAATCCGAACAGTTTCTTACCAGTGCCGGGAACACCTGCCACCAGCAAGCTGTTGTATCGGTATAAGCCACCTTCAAACATACTATCAAGACCAGGGACTCCAATTTCGACCCTGGTGTCATCAAGATTAATTTCCTTTACTGGTCTTAAGTGTGGATATACCGTAAAACCGGATGAGTTGATGTTGTAAAGATATTTATGTGAGGTAATCTCAGAACGTTTCCCAGGATCAATTCCTCTCATTTTTATGAATTCTAGACGATGATCTGCTCTTGTGTTCCTGTCTTCTCTGGTCAGATATACTATTCCGTCAGAGAGGTGACTGACAACAGAATTATGGATCTCTGATTTTTGCAATTCCCCAACAAGGAATGTAATCATATTCCTCTCTTGCAACATGGAATCAAGTGTATAAAAAAATCTTCTTTTTTCCTGTTCAATAAAACCATATCCAAGTGGAGTAATGGGATCAATTACAAGTCTATCTGGTTTTGTCGACTCAATGATGTTTCCAATTTCTATTAATGTAGTCAATGGATCTTTTTCAGCCAATTGTCTGTTAATAGGGTGGACTTCAAAAGAGTCTTCATAAAAATCGAGTGTTGAGTTGTAAAGTTTCAGTTTTTCAGGATTTTCGGTTGTAATTGGAATGTAAAGTGCTTTCTCTCCATTTTTGGAAGCGTTTGATAACATCTGGAGTGACATTATGGTTTTTCCCACTCCTGCAGATCCTGCTATGAGTATTGTTGAGGGCGACATGATTCCCCCAAGGATTGTGTCAAGTCCTTTGATTCCACACGAAATATGTTTCAATTGGTCCATGTTATCTCTGGTTTTTCTGTCGTCTGAATAAATGTTTATTCGTTAATTTAATATATACTTTTATATAATTACTTGTTGGTGAAAATGGTGAATTACAGATGCCCTGTTTGTGAAGGTAAAATGAATCGTTGGAGATACCCTGTATTAAAAAGGTATGATCACTTTGGCCGCTCACTTGCAATTTACAAATGTGTAGAATGCGGCCATGAGGAAATGTTCCCTGATTTATGATCACTTAAAACATTGAATATACTTCTTCATGTGGATGGATAACAAATCCACCAGGGGTTATATCGTATGGGTGGATCTTCTTACTATGATCGGATCCTCTCATTTTGTATATTTCCATGCTTCGCATTCTGACGTTCTCATGCCGCTTATAATATAGTACTATAGTACCGTCAGTGACGAAGTTTTCGACACCAAATCTTGAAGGTTTGGATTCGTCAATTAATTCGCAGGTCATCATTGAAGTAAGGCCAATAACTTCCAGTGTGGTGCTGAGTTTGAGAAGTTCAATTCTGATTTTTGCAGGATCCTGCAGGTAGAAACTAACAGATGTTGTAGAATCAACAAGCGCACGTTTAGCATTAATTTCTTCCTGTGTAGCAATAATCTGATCCATCATAGATCTGATGTCAAATGGTCTCACATCAACATATTTTTCCTGAGAAGGAATGCCTATCTTGGTTGAACATGCATCAATTATTACAAGTTTGTTTTCATCTTCAAGTGCCTGAAGATCCCATCCGAACTTAAGGACATTTTCCCTTATCTGTTCAGGTCTTTCCTCAGTTGCCACAATTATTCCATTCTCACCGTATTTCGTGATTCCGTTGTAGATAAATTGTATGGAAAAATTTGTTTTTCCTGCACCTGATGTGCCTGATATAAGATATGTTCGGTCGCGTATCAGGCCACCACCACATAATTCGTCAAAACCAGGAATGCCTGTTTTTACACGATTTGTTTCATCTTCCATTGATATTTCTTCAGAAACTGCACCATCGAACATTTTATTGTTTCACTCCTAATGATTAGTAATATCCCTCATTATGTCGAAAATTTTCTGAATTATGCCAGACTTTTATTTCATGTCTCTTTTATGTAATAACATATATAAATATGTTGAACTATTCCAGCTTTAATGGCATTGATTTTATAGACATTATTCCACAATTCAAGTTTTGACATCGACGATTTGTGAAGATTAATTCATCATTTGTCTGTTTTTTCATTTAAATTCCAAAATGAATTCGACATTTACCGTTAATTGCATCGATGTTTGCCAATGCAATGCGATAATTGTTCATAATTAGACCACAAAAGATTTAATACGGCAATTGTTTAATAGAACACTTGTAATCCAATATGACGGGATTAGGAGGGTGATGAAGTCTCCTTCGGCAAAAGACGAACTCTAATGTTTATCTCAAGCTAGAAGATCAATAGGGCGAAATTCGCTTTATTTTTTGATTCTCACTCTTTTACACGAATTAAATACGGAGGAAAATTTAATGAAAAGATTTACAACAATCGCATTAGTTGCTCTTCTTGCTCTTGCTGCATTAGTAGTGCCAGCAACAGCTGTAGACGCAACAGTAGAAGTGCGCAGTGAAGTCTTCAATGGAAGTAACTTTGCTGACATCTTCGATCAGGAAACAGGCGATATCGTAATCAACAGCACGAACTTTGCTGGATTCTGGTATGATATCGATGACGACCTTTCAAGTGAAACACTCACAATCATAAATGACTCATCTGTAAGTGGAGAGGCTATTGAAGAAAATGGTCTTGTCTACAATGCAACAATCGTACAGGCAGACTATGAGGGAGACTTTGGTGGAGAAGCTGGTACAAACGCTGATGGTGACAATATCACATACCCACTCGTCGGTCTTTTTGCAGACAAGTATGTTGCAACAGATGATGAAGATGCAGGGGAACTTGTAAAGCTTCTTCTCGACACCGATGACAAGTACACTCTCAGAACCGGATCCGCAATCGAGCTCGCTGGTGGCTATGAACTTACCGCAAAGCAGATCGATGTAGAAGGTGACAAGGTCTGGATGGAACTCTCCAAGGACGGAGAATTCGTCGAGGATGAAGTTATCGATGTTACAGACGGTGAAGCAACCTGGGACTACGACGTTGATGTCGGAGACCAGTCCGATGTAATCGTCTTCAGATGTCTTATCACCGATGTTTTCCAGGGTCAGGTAGACAGCCTTGCTGTTGTTGAAGGTCTCTGGCTCATTGACTACGAGGACATCATGGAAGTTGAGACTTCAGATGAGTTCGGAGAACTTGAGGTCGACGCAGTTAGTGACACAATTACAATGAAAAACTCCGGTACAATTACACTTTCACAGGATAAGACAGTAGATATTGCAGAAGGACTTATGTTCATAACTGCAGATTCCACTGACCTCAGATTCGCTCTTGTAAAGGAATACACCGATGCTGGTACCTATGAAGTAAGAGGTTCCATTGCAGGAACAGGTACTACTACATGGACTACAAACGAATTTGCAGGTTTCTGGTATGATCTTGATGACAACGAGGGTTCAGAAGAACTTGCTATTCCAGTATCTGGTACAACCGTAGCAGAAGAAACAATGTTCTACAACACAACCATTGTCCAGACCTCCTATGAGGGAGACTTTGGTGGAGAAGCTGGTACAAACGCTGATGGCGATAATATCACATTCCCTATCATTGGTCTCTTTGCAGAGGAATACGTCTCACTAGACGATGAAGATGCAGGAGAACTTGTAAAGCTTCTTCTTGACACCGATGACAAGTACACACTCAGAACCGGTTCCGCACTCGAACTCGCTGGTGGCTATGAACTTACCGCAAAGCAGATCGATGTAGAAGGTGACAAGGTCTGGATGGAGCTCTCCAAGGACGGAGAATTCATAGAGGACGAAGTTATCGATGTAACCGATGGCGAAGCAACTTGGGACTACGACGTTGATGTCGGAGACCAGTCCGATGTAATTGTCTTCAGATGTCTTATCACCGATGTTTTCCAGGGTCAGGTAGACAGCCTTGCTGTTGTCGAAGGTCTCTGGCTCCTTGACTATGAGGACATCATGGAAATCGAGTCTTCCGATGAGTTCGGAGAACTTGAAGTTGATTCAGTAACAGATACAATTTCAATGTTCAACTCAGGTACCATTACTCTCTCACGTGACAAGGAAATCACTCTTGCAGAAGGCTTCATGCTTAAGACAGCTGATGATTCAACACTCAGATACTACCCATTCGTCGAGAGAACAATCGGTGGAACTGTAGCTGAAGAAGAGGAAGAAGAAACTCCTGAAGAAGAAGTAGTTGAAGAAACTCCTGAAGAAGAAGTAACTGAAGAGACTCCTGAAGAAGAAGTAACTGAAGAAATGCCTGAAGAAGAACCAGAAGAAGAACCTGAAGAAGAAACCGCTGATGACCAGGCACCTGGATTTGAAGCAGTCTTCGCAGTAGCTGGTCTCCTTGCAGTAGCATACCTCGTCAGAAGAGACTAAATTTCTAAAATGAAGAAGGGTTAATCCCTTCTTTTTATCTTTTTTAATAATGAGTTATTTTTCAAAGAGGTGTAACCATGAAAAAAATATTATTGGTATTAATACTAAGCATTTTAATGTTATCAATCTCCGGTTGCACGGATGAAGTAGTCGAAGAAACGTCTGTGACGACGGAAAATGTTTCTGAATCCGAAGTCGTTACAACGGCAGATACTATTGCTGATTCAGCAACAATTGTTGATCTTGTACCAACTGAGAATCTTCCGGCAAACTATGAATTACTTGGTACTCGTGAACTGTCCGCAGAAACAGTAGGTTCTGATTATTCAGTGGTAGAGGGCGTTGTAGGGGGATTAGAAGGTCTCTATACCTATATGGAATCCACAGATGTTTATGTCGATGTTATTGAAACAAGCAGTGCTGAAAATGCTGAAGAATTTATATCTTCATATAAGGATGAATTCAGTAACCTCGTAGTTGGTGACAGATTTACTGAAACGTCTGTTAACGGGCACTCTGCTGTGCAAATACTTGATTATGCAACAATAGGTACAAACGACGTTAAAAGATATACTTACATATGGAGTAATAGTAAGTTTGTATTTGTTGTAGGCGGCGCAACAGATGATTCTGATGTTCTTCTCACATTGGCCGAATCAACCGGATATTGATCCGGGCCAATATCCTTTTTAGTTCCAATTTTATTCTTTTGACAGTCTCTCTTTCAATCGATATGCTTTAATATTACCTTGTCCTTTTAGGTGCTGCACTGCCCGGATAGCCTAGTTGGTTGGGGCGCCAGACTCATAGGGAATAAAATTCCGTGCGTCCAAAATCTCCTGAGATATCTGGAGGTCGCGTGTTCGAGTCACGCTCCGGGCACTCTTCCTTATTTTTCTTTTATTTCAACGCAAAGCATATATGTTGCAAGTCAGTAAGGTTAGTCATGAACTTTCAGATACTGGATGCTGATTACATAGGGCATGAAAGCGGTCCTGTGATCCGTCTTTTTGGTCGAGCTGAAGATGGACAAAGCGTCTGCTGTTTTGTACCGGGATTCGAGCCTTATTTCTATATGAATGCAGAAGGGGAGCTTGATAAGCTTGCCACTATGTTAAAAGAAAGATTTGATGTAATCAAAAAGGTTGAGATTGTCCCTAAATATGAACCTGTAGGTTATCAGGTTTCAAAGAAACCAATGTTATGTATCACTACAATGGAACCACGCAATGTTCCTGAAATACGTGATGATGTTCTTACTCTCCCCGGTGCTAAAGAAGTATATGAAACTGATATTCTTTTCAGAAATCGTTTTATGATTGATATGGATCTGCATGGGATGGGTTGGGTCACTGCTGAGGAAGTTTCAGATAGTCAATTTTCCAACGATCACATTTATTGTGATTCTGTTTTTACGGCTTCTTCTCTCAAAGAAACTGAAAAGCTCTCCATTGCTCCACTTAAGCATGTATCGTTCGATATAGAATGTCTTCCCATAGACGGCTCAATGCCTGTTCCGGAGACATCCCCTGTTATCAT from Methanolobus tindarius DSM 2278 harbors:
- a CDS encoding ribonuclease P protein component 4 — protein: MARSRKKNKAVARSIAQERIEYLFSLAKTEFPTNPEMSKRYVSLARKIGMRHRVSIPSELKRTFCKSCGSLLVPGNNSRVRLKGNSIIISCLDCGNIKRYPYGKEKSE
- a CDS encoding MarR family transcriptional regulator; the protein is MEELIGFVTGNKNRQKLLALLGSKHQLDAGKLAKNMHIARPSVEKIVGELLEKELIVQESDMYMLTELGESLERKVQSI
- a CDS encoding ATPase domain-containing protein, yielding MDQLKHISCGIKGLDTILGGIMSPSTILIAGSAGVGKTIMSLQMLSNASKNGEKALYIPITTENPEKLKLYNSTLDFYEDSFEVHPINRQLAEKDPLTTLIEIGNIIESTKPDRLVIDPITPLGYGFIEQEKRRFFYTLDSMLQERNMITFLVGELQKSEIHNSVVSHLSDGIVYLTREDRNTRADHRLEFIKMRGIDPGKRSEITSHKYLYNINSSGFTVYPHLRPVKEINLDDTRVEIGVPGLDSMFEGGLYRYNSLLVAGVPGTGKKLFGLQFILQGLDNNEAAMIITFEDTPHQMILDSRRIGWNLEKYIDNGLLHFICTNPNQLYPAEHADRIKEITELNDIKRVFFDGTNHMEISIPDILELRGYIYSITSYLKSKNITSLFTTDIAPSECPGNEKIDISSIMDSVLILHNSKARDRRYMCVTKSRGAKHKRSIKEYAITESGIKLRTDTLI
- a CDS encoding ATPase domain-containing protein, with translation MFDGAVSEEISMEDETNRVKTGIPGFDELCGGGLIRDRTYLISGTSGAGKTNFSIQFIYNGITKYGENGIIVATEERPEQIRENVLKFGWDLQALEDENKLVIIDACSTKIGIPSQEKYVDVRPFDIRSMMDQIIATQEEINAKRALVDSTTSVSFYLQDPAKIRIELLKLSTTLEVIGLTSMMTCELIDESKPSRFGVENFVTDGTIVLYYKRHENVRMRSMEIYKMRGSDHSKKIHPYDITPGGFVIHPHEEVYSMF
- a CDS encoding S-layer protein domain-containing protein; translated protein: MKRFTTIALVALLALAALVVPATAVDATVEVRSEVFNGSNFADIFDQETGDIVINSTNFAGFWYDIDDDLSSETLTIINDSSVSGEAIEENGLVYNATIVQADYEGDFGGEAGTNADGDNITYPLVGLFADKYVATDDEDAGELVKLLLDTDDKYTLRTGSAIELAGGYELTAKQIDVEGDKVWMELSKDGEFVEDEVIDVTDGEATWDYDVDVGDQSDVIVFRCLITDVFQGQVDSLAVVEGLWLIDYEDIMEVETSDEFGELEVDAVSDTITMKNSGTITLSQDKTVDIAEGLMFITADSTDLRFALVKEYTDAGTYEVRGSIAGTGTTTWTTNEFAGFWYDLDDNEGSEELAIPVSGTTVAEETMFYNTTIVQTSYEGDFGGEAGTNADGDNITFPIIGLFAEEYVSLDDEDAGELVKLLLDTDDKYTLRTGSALELAGGYELTAKQIDVEGDKVWMELSKDGEFIEDEVIDVTDGEATWDYDVDVGDQSDVIVFRCLITDVFQGQVDSLAVVEGLWLLDYEDIMEIESSDEFGELEVDSVTDTISMFNSGTITLSRDKEITLAEGFMLKTADDSTLRYYPFVERTIGGTVAEEEEEETPEEEVVEETPEEEVTEETPEEEVTEEMPEEEPEEEPEEETADDQAPGFEAVFAVAGLLAVAYLVRRD